The Streptococcus downei MFe28 DNA window CCTTGATTAATTTTACCCATAAGATTGCTGAGCGTGTACTAGACAGCCATCAACCTTATCGCATGGACAGTATGTCCAACGATGAGCGCAAGGTTATCCACAAAACGATTGCTAAAATTTCAGGTGTGGACAGCTACTCAGAAGGCCAAGACCCTAAACGCTACGTTGTGGTCGTTCCAAGCCAACATGAATAAATTAAAAGAAGTCGAAAAGATTCGGCTTTTATTTTTTTGCTCAAGGGGGTCCTGAGTCAAATCTAATACTCAATGAAAATCGAAATTAGCCGAGGCAATGAACCGAAGACAGTACTGGGGTACGGCAAGGTGAGTTAACGATGGAAAATTTTGATTTTCGAAGAGTATAAAACCTGAAAGCCAGGCTAACAAAAGATGTCCCTTGTTCGGCTTTATTAGCGAACAGAGTGAGCTTAACCGGATATGGCTTGCTTGCTAGAAAGAAGAAAGAAGACTAATCGATTTAGAGTTCTTGGAATTTTTCATAACAACTAAAAACAAGGTTTGAAATTGAAGAGTAAATTTGAAGCTAGATTTTTGTTATTCAATTCCTTGGATAAATTTTTGGAAACGATAGGTGTCGAAATAAATATTGGATGCAACTAATTTATCAAACTCATCGAATTTCAGAAATTCTGCGACATCCAGTTCTAGTTCTTTTCCTTGAGGAGAATGTAGACGGTAGCGATTTATAGCTGAGACTGTTCGACCATCAACAAGTAATTGCTTCACTTCAAGATGCTGGCTCAAAGCATAGAATTGGCCTGCGCCTTGCAAATAAACATCACGTCCTTGTCGAATTTCTATACTATCGCACATGCCATAATCAAAGTTTTCAGCTACGAAATCTTCCCAGCCTCCCTCATTTACTGCCGTAAAATAGCTTTCTGCAAGTGTTTTTGTATCCATTTGGAACCTCCTGTAAAATAATTGGGCTAAGATGAATATCACGAAATATTTTGCCCACTTAAGAGTATACAAAAGGAAATATGACTACAGGTTGTCATATTGCTGAAGATTTTTTTTGAGAGTACTGACCAGTAGAGTTTGTAAGTGACTTGGAGATACGACCTTTACTTGATAACCAAAACTTAATAGTAAATCAAAAAATGCAGGAGTTAAAGCTCTGAATGCCTGAACTTTTATTATTTCGTCCTCGACTCTGATTTCTTCTTCCGTGAAGTGATCGTAGATTTTTGGAAGTGCAAATCTTGTAAAAACTAGTTCGATTTCTTCTCTTTGCCCCTCCACTTTATTTTTGGGGGGATTTAAAAAAAGCTCTAACACTTCTTGAGATAAATGTGGATAATTGAATGATTTTTCATTTATCTCCACTAGTTTTAGTTCACGAATTCGAGTTAATTTAAAAATACGAAAATCTAATCTTTCTAAGCAGTAGCCGATAACATACCATACATTCAGTTTATAGATTAATCTGTATGGGATAACTGTTCGCTGACTTTTCTCTTGTTTTTTCGAATAATAAGAAAAAGAAATCATCTGTTCAGTTTGTATCGCTTCCTCAATTTCTAGTAAAAAATTTGTATTAAGAGTCCAGGAACTGAGATCAAAGTAAAAAGGACTGTTTGCTCTTGTAATTTCTTGAGAAGAAAGCTTGTGTTCGATACTGTCAAGAATTGAATGACCAACGATTTTACTAACATTTTGGCTCATATTAATAATAAACTGTCTCTCTTCCTCAGTGAAAAAGTTTCTGTCTATCTTATAGTCGCTTGGTATATAGAAACCTCCCTTATCTCCACGTTCTGAATAGATTGGGATTCCCGCTAGACTGAGCGTATCCATGTCTCTGTATACTGTTCGAGTAGATATTTCAAACCTCTCTGCAATCTCTTTAGCTGTTATTCTCTTCTTGTTTAAAAGAGAAAGTAAAATATAGATTAGTCTTTCTAATTTCATTGTAGTAAATCCTCTTTTTTAATTTCAAATAGCACAAACTAAAAGAAACTATTTCAGTTATATTGTACAATAAGAAACCTAGCAATTCAAAAAGAAGGACTGTAGAGTTTAGAATATTAAGGATTAAAATGTTAGAAAAAGAATGGTCCAGAAGTAATTAGGCAGAGCAATCAAGAAATTTGCCTAAATTTATCCAACCGAATTATGTGAAGATTGCTATTTTCCGAACTGCAATCCTAGGTTTTTAGGTTAATAAATACCCGTGGTGCTAGTTATACTTAAAATATCCCAAGTTATAGGTTAGTATAATCTGTTCCAGCATTAGTTGAAGCCCAGCTAAGCCTCTGGCTAATGTTTGTTCAATTCCAAATAAGCGACAGAGTTCAGAGAAACGTGTTTCAATGGTTCTACGCATAGCTAATAACTCCCAACTGTTATGCTGGGCTGCTCCTTGCATATTTTGTCGCCAAGGAGTCCATAAGTGATACCCCCTCTTGATTAATTCCTCTTTGAGAGACTTACTAAGGTAACCTAAGTCTCCTAGAATAAAGGGTTGCCGACAGTCTTCAAGTAAGTCGTCGACAGCTCTGATATCATGAACGGAGGCTGGAGTGACAACGTAGTTCAAAATGTAGCCGGATAAGGTCACTAACATATGAACCTTAAAGCCATAAAACCACATCTGTTTAGACGCATTGTAACCAATATCTGCTAGGCTATTGAGGATTTTGACCCTATGATTGCGAACGGGTTGACAAAGAGGCAAGGGAAAGCTATCAATAATGACAATAGAATCTGCTGGTATTTGTTGGTTCAGGCCTTGTCGAATCAACTGAATGAGCCAAATCAGATTTGGGGATCGACGATTGAAGCGACTTCTTTCGAGTCTCTTTCCCAAGCAAAATAGATGACACATCTGGTAAAAGTGACGTTGTGACTTAATTCCCAACTCTGCCTGCAAAACAAGCAGGATTAGGATAGATTCATCAGAACAACGAGCCAATTTGACATTGTGCCTTTGTTTAATGGCTTTTGGGCAATAATTGTGATAGAACCAATGACAAATTTTGGACAATTGCTTCACCTTGTATTGTAAGTGATGACAATTAGCGGTATACTGTAAGTGGCTCATTTGGACAACCTCCTGTTTGATTTTTGCACTTACAGTATAGTCCAATTGGGCTTTTTTCGTAACTTTTTAACTAGCACCACGGGTGTCCCTTGTTCGGCTTTATTAGCGAACATAGTGAGCTTAACCGGAAAGGCAAACTTTTTTATTGAGTTTAAGAATTGGTTAATCGGCATCTAGACCAGATCTTAGGAACTTCGCACTCTGAGATGTTTTTTGGATTGTCTTTTCTCCGCTTACCTTGCGATTTTTACCGCTTGGCTAAATTTCGTCCATAAGGGTTAGGGTCTCTGCTAAGATAGGGTCAGGAGGAAAAAGTTATGTTAATTGAAACCAAGAATTTAACCAAGATATATGGCAAAAAGACTGTTCTAGAGAACCTCAATCTTGAGGTGAAAAAAGGACAGCTCCTGGCCTATATCGGGACCAATGGTGCTGGCAAGTCAACTACGATTAAGATTTTGACAGGACTCCTGGCGGCTAGTTCAGGCCAAGTCAAATTGGCCCCCGACCTCAAGATTGGCATGGTCTTTCAAGACAGCGTTTTGGACGATGAATTGAGCGTTCAAGCAAATCTAAAGAGCAGAGCAGGCCTTTATCATCAACAGGATCAGGCCTGGTTGGATGACTTGATTGTCCGCTTGGAAATCTCCGATATTTTGAAACAGGAGTATGGCACCCTCTCAGGTGGTCAGAAGCGCCGAGTGGATATTGCTAGAGCTCTCCTGACCAAGCCAGACCTGCTCTTCCTTGATGAGCCGACTACCGGTCTGGACATTCAGAGTCGTCGCTCTATCTGGAAGCTCCTGCGTCGCTTACAAAAGGAAGAGGGTCTAACCATATTTTTAACGACTCACTATTTGGAAGAGGCTGAAAATGCTGACATGGCCTATATTATTGACCACGGTCGCGTTTTAGCCCAGGGTTCAGCCCAAGATTTGAAGGCCAAGTATGCTAAAAACCGCCTCCTAGTTAAGACTGATAAGAGGGAAGCCTGGTCTGACCAAGCCTATCAAGAGCGAGAAGCTGGCTGGCTGGCCATTGAGGACTTAAGCCCACAAGAGGCTCTAACAATTTTAGCAAGTCATCAAGCGGTGATTTCTGATTTTGATTTCCAAAAGGGTGACATCAATGCTGTCTTTATGGCAGTAGCAGGTACTGTATTTAAAGACTAAGAAGGAGTTTAGCGATGTTTACGATGGCAAAAAGAAATTTACGACTTTATTTTCATAACAAGGCAACAGTCTTCTTCTCTTTAATGGGAGCCTGGATTGCCTTTGGCCTCTATCTGATTTTCTTGCAAAAAAATATGCAGGATGCCTGGTCAGGTACCAGCCATCCAGAGAAAATGCTGGATCAATGGATTATGGGAGGAACTCTAGCGGTGGCTTCAATTACCACAGTTTGGACCGGCATTGTTCGTCTGGTCAGAGATCGTGAGAGTCATAAATTGGATGACTTTCTTTTGACGGATACCTCGCTTTTCCAGTTGAATCTTGGTTATGTCATCTCCAGCGCAGTCATTGGAGTGATTATGCAGGTGCTGGTCTATCTGATTATGGCCCTCTATTTTAGCTGGCAGGACAGCCTGGCTTTTATCTCTTTGGAACAAGGTCTGAAATTACTTGGCCTCATGATTGCAAGTAGTCTCATGAGTGCTATTATTGGCTTGGTGGTCGTGCAGTTTATTAAGGCATTAGAAGTAGCTGAGCGTCTTAGTGTAATTATTGGGACGGCTTCTGGCTTCTTGGTAGGTGTCTATGTCCCGATTGGAACCATGCCAGACTTTGCTCAAAAACTTATGAAGGCTACTCCTTGGGCCTATGTAGCCTCTGCCTATCGCCAGATCTTGATTGGTGATCAGGTTGTTGATTGGCATCGACCAGGGATTAGTGTTCAAGAATACTTAGGCATTGGTCTTAAATGGAAAGAATTAACCAGCCTCAAGCAAGAATTTTTGGTAGTAGGTCTTAGCCTGTTGGCTGGTCTCTTGCTTCTTGGGTTGAGTGTACTTGCCAGAAAGTCCAAGCGGGTTTAAGGGATATATTTCGTGTAAAGGGGTTAAAGGAGGTTGAAGTAATGTTGGTCGCCAGTTTTGCGCTGATAGTAATACTTTGTTGCTTAGCCTATTATTATCTATTAGCTGTCTTACATAT harbors:
- a CDS encoding nuclear transport factor 2 family protein encodes the protein MDTKTLAESYFTAVNEGGWEDFVAENFDYGMCDSIEIRQGRDVYLQGAGQFYALSQHLEVKQLLVDGRTVSAINRYRLHSPQGKELELDVAEFLKFDEFDKLVASNIYFDTYRFQKFIQGIE
- a CDS encoding helix-turn-helix transcriptional regulator, with protein sequence MKLERLIYILLSLLNKKRITAKEIAERFEISTRTVYRDMDTLSLAGIPIYSERGDKGGFYIPSDYKIDRNFFTEEERQFIINMSQNVSKIVGHSILDSIEHKLSSQEITRANSPFYFDLSSWTLNTNFLLEIEEAIQTEQMISFSYYSKKQEKSQRTVIPYRLIYKLNVWYVIGYCLERLDFRIFKLTRIRELKLVEINEKSFNYPHLSQEVLELFLNPPKNKVEGQREEIELVFTRFALPKIYDHFTEEEIRVEDEIIKVQAFRALTPAFFDLLLSFGYQVKVVSPSHLQTLLVSTLKKNLQQYDNL
- a CDS encoding IS982 family transposase; amino-acid sequence: MSHLQYTANCHHLQYKVKQLSKICHWFYHNYCPKAIKQRHNVKLARCSDESILILLVLQAELGIKSQRHFYQMCHLFCLGKRLERSRFNRRSPNLIWLIQLIRQGLNQQIPADSIVIIDSFPLPLCQPVRNHRVKILNSLADIGYNASKQMWFYGFKVHMLVTLSGYILNYVVTPASVHDIRAVDDLLEDCRQPFILGDLGYLSKSLKEELIKRGYHLWTPWRQNMQGAAQHNSWELLAMRRTIETRFSELCRLFGIEQTLARGLAGLQLMLEQIILTYNLGYFKYN
- a CDS encoding ABC transporter ATP-binding protein, with protein sequence MLIETKNLTKIYGKKTVLENLNLEVKKGQLLAYIGTNGAGKSTTIKILTGLLAASSGQVKLAPDLKIGMVFQDSVLDDELSVQANLKSRAGLYHQQDQAWLDDLIVRLEISDILKQEYGTLSGGQKRRVDIARALLTKPDLLFLDEPTTGLDIQSRRSIWKLLRRLQKEEGLTIFLTTHYLEEAENADMAYIIDHGRVLAQGSAQDLKAKYAKNRLLVKTDKREAWSDQAYQEREAGWLAIEDLSPQEALTILASHQAVISDFDFQKGDINAVFMAVAGTVFKD
- a CDS encoding ABC transporter permease, yielding MFTMAKRNLRLYFHNKATVFFSLMGAWIAFGLYLIFLQKNMQDAWSGTSHPEKMLDQWIMGGTLAVASITTVWTGIVRLVRDRESHKLDDFLLTDTSLFQLNLGYVISSAVIGVIMQVLVYLIMALYFSWQDSLAFISLEQGLKLLGLMIASSLMSAIIGLVVVQFIKALEVAERLSVIIGTASGFLVGVYVPIGTMPDFAQKLMKATPWAYVASAYRQILIGDQVVDWHRPGISVQEYLGIGLKWKELTSLKQEFLVVGLSLLAGLLLLGLSVLARKSKRV